The genomic stretch GCGCCGTGCCAGTACGTGCTGCCCCAGCAGCTGGACTTCGGCAAGGTGCCGGTGGGCGCGGAGGTGGCGCTGGGGGTGACGCTGCGGAACACGGGCACCGAGGCCTGCTACCTGGCGTCGATGCAGCTCGCCCAGGGTTCGGACGGGGTGTTCTCCGCGTCTCCCATGCGCAACGGCGTGCTGGAGCCGGGCGCGAAGGCGACGCTGGTGGTCCGCTTCAAACCGTCCGAGGAAGGTGGCTTCTCGGGGCTGGCCGAGGCCTGGGTGAACAGCCCCACGCAGGGACACCCGCTGGTGGAGCTGCAGGGCGAGGGCGTCGTGGGATGCTTCGCGGTGCAGCCCACCACGGTGGACTTCGGCGTCACCAAGCTGACGTGCGGCCCGCGCACGCGGGAGCTGGTGGCCGTGAACTCGTGCGTCGGGCCCATCCAGGTGAGCCAGGTGGCGTTCGACGCGGACGCGGGCGAGTTCACCGTGGATGGTGGCGGCAACGCCCCGTGGACGCTGGCGAGCCAGAGCACGCGCGCGCTGACGGCGACGTATGCCCCGGTGGATGACGGCGCTGACACCGCGGCGTTGCGTTTCACCCTGGCGGATGGCTCCGTCTACACGGTGGGCATGGTGGGACAGGGCGTGACGAAGGCGGAGCAGACGGACCGCTTCTTCCAGGAGTCACAGGCGAAGGTGGACGTGCTCTTCGTGGTCGACAACTCGGGGTCGATGATGGAGGAGCAGCAGAGCCTGGGGCAGAACTTCGCGGCCTTCCTGAGCGCGGCGGACGGCGCCTCGGTGGACTACCGCATCGGCGTCACCACCACGGGCTTGGACCCGTCTCCAGGTGGCTGGTCTGAGTGCCCGGGCGGCTCGCAGGGCGGAGAGAATGGCCGCCTGTTCCCCGTGGACGGCACCCGGCCGCGAATCATCACTCCGGCGACGCCGGACGCCGCGGGCGTCTTCGCCAACAACACCCGCGTGGGTGTCTGCCATTGGAACGAGCAGGGACTGGAGGCCGCCTACCGCGCGCTGGCGGACCCGCTGCTCTACAACGAGGATGACCCGCGCACCGCGCAGCCCAACGACGGCAACGGAGGCTTCCTGCGCGAGGACGCCCGTCTGGCCATCATCTTCGTGTCGGACGAGGAGGACTTCAGCGTGCAGCCGGTGTCCTTCTACGAGACGTACCTGCTGGCGCTGAAGGGCAATGACCGCTCGAAGCTGAGCGTCAATGCCATCGTCGGGCCGGCGGACCTGGCCAGGTGCCCCACGTCCAGCAGCTCGGGCAGCCGCTACATCCAACTGGCGGAGGCCACGGGCGGCGTGGTGGACAGCATCTGCACGCCGAACTGGGCCAGCTCGTTGGAGAAGCTGTCCGACAGCACGTTTGGCGCGAACCGCAAGTTCCCCCTGTCCGAGACGCCGGAAGATCCGGGCAGCATCGTCGTCGATGTGGACGGCGTCCGCGTGACGTCCGGCTGGGTGTACGACGCCCGCGAGAATGCCATCCTCTTCGACCGCCCCACGGCGCCCGAGGCGGGTTCACTGGTAGAGGTGACGTACCCGCTGGGCTGCGGCTGAACGGGTGTGCGGAGCGTGATGCCGCCGGGCGTCTGTCCTCAGGACGAGGCGTCCGACGGCATCAGCGCGTTGATGGCCGCGTAGTCCATCCGTTTCTGACACAGGGGCTCGGAGCTCCCGTCCGCGAGGAAGGCCGTGGCCAGGGCCGCGGCTTCGCCCAGCAACGTCTGGGGAATGGAGGCGCCGCTGGAGAGTCTGCGGATCCCCACGCGCCGCAGTTCCTGGGCGTTGGGGAGGCCGGGGCGGACCATGGCGTTGACGGGAAGGAGCGTGCCCGCGGTGATGGCTTGGAGGCCAGCCGCATCCACCAGTCCGGGCACGAAGAGTCCGTCCGCGCCGGCAGCGCGGTACTGCTCCGCTCGGGCAAGCGTCTCCCGCTGCCGCAGCGGCTCGGGGACCAGCCCTCGCAGATACACATCTGTCCGCACGTTGATGAAGAGCCGGACACCCAGGCGGGTGCTGACCTGCCTCACGCGGGCAATCTTCTCGCACAGCGCCGCGGGCGGGCTGCTTGCGTCCTCGATGTTGATGCCCACGGCACCCGCATCGATGAGGCGGCCAGCGGCGTCCCCCACCTGAGCCGCGTCGTTGGAGTAGCCGCCCTCGAAGTCGACCGTGAGGGGGACGCGGATGACACGGGTGATGGCGCTGACCGTGGCAAGCAGTCGGTCGAGCGGGAGTGCGTCCCCGTCCGGATACCCATGCGCCCAGGCGACGCCCGCGCTCGTGGTGGCAATGGCCTTCGCGCCCAGGCTTTCGATGAGCCGTGCGCTGCCCGCGTCCCAGGCATTGGCCAGGATGAGGAGGTCGGGGCCCTGGTGCAGGGCGTGGAACGTCTCTGCGCGGCGGGTGCTGTCGGTGGTCATGAATGGACTCCTGTGAAGGTGTGCCGGTCGGGAATCACATGAAGTGAAGGTCAGGCCACGGAGCACGATGCATGGCGGCGCTCGTGGTCGAGCAGCCACTGCTTGCGCTCCAGTCCACCGCCGTAGCCCGTCAGTGACGCGTTGGACCCCACCACCCGGTGGCAGGGGACCACCACGCCAATCGGGTTGGCGCCGTTGGCCATGCCCACGGCGCGCACGGCCTTGGGGCGGCCGATTCGCTGGGCCAGTTGGCCGTAGCTCGTGGTGGCGCCCGCGGGGATGTCACGCAGCGCGCGCCAGACTTCTCGCTGGAAGGGCGTACCCGCGGTGGCCACGGGCAGCGAGTCGATGACGCTGACGTCTCCGCGCAGATAGGTCTGCATCGCGGTCGTCCTGCCGAAGGGGTCGCTCGCGGGCTCGAGCACGTAGCCGTTCACGCCATAATGGAGCCGCAGCAGCCGGAGCATCCGGGGCTCGTACTCCTCCCAGTCGACCGCGCGAAGGCTGCCCGCTTCGTCACAGACGACCAGCATCAAGCCGATGGGCGTGGGGGCGCGGTCCATGAGCAAACGCAGCGGCGGGGGCATCGTCATCTCTCTGTCGCGAGGGGGAGCGGGGAAGGTGGGGTGTGGGCCCGGGCCGGGCGGCATCCGCGGCCCAGAGGTGCTGCGCGGCATAGGCGCGCCAGGGGCTCCAGGCTTCGGAACGGCGAAGCGCTTCATCTGGAGAAGGCCGCACGCCATCCTCGCCCGTGAGTGCACGCAGCAGTGCGACATCCGCCGAAGGGAAGGCATCCGGTTCGCGCACGGCGCGCAGCGCGATGTACTGCGCAGTCCAATCTCCGATGCCGGGGATGCGCTTGAAGCGTTCGACGGTCTCCTCCAGCGTGGCGCGTGGCTGGAACAGCCTCGGGTCCGCTGCGGCCGCCGCGGCCAGGCTCGACAGGGTCCGGGCCCTGGCGGCCGGCATGCCGAGCGAGCTCAAGTCCTCCTGCGCCAGTCTTTCCGGCCGGGGAAAGGTGCGCATCAACCGGGCGTCTCCCGTCGATTCGACACGGGTGGGCTCGCCATACGCCGCGACCAGCCGCGCCCCGAGTCCGCGCGCCGCGGAGACCGTGACTTGCTGTCCCAACACGGCGCGGACCGCGAGCTCGAAGCCGTCCCAGCCTCCCGGTGCTCGCAGTCCTGGTCGCAGGGACACCAGCGGAGCGAGGTGCGGGTCGCGGCACAAGTGTTCCCGGATGACGTCCATGTCCGCGCCCACGTCGAAGACGCGCCGGACCTGTGCCACCACCGAGGGCAGGGCCTGAACCTGGGGGAGGCGGAGCGTCGCGAGCAACCCGTCGCGTCCAGGGGCTCGGAAGACTTCGACGGCGCCCTGACCGCCTGCGGTCGCCACGGTCCGCCGGTAGCGCCCGGCCTCGATGTGCTCCAATCCCGGTAGGGCCCGTGCCTCCAGATGCGCCAGCATCGCTTCCCAGTCATAGGGGGGCTGGTAGGGGATGAAGAGCGTGACACCCGCGGCGGCATCGCCCACCGGGGCTCGGCTCCGGCGGAGCGCGCTGGGAGGCCGTCCATACAGGGCGCGGAACACGTCGTTGAAGCGGCGGACGCTGCGGAACCCCGAGGCCAGTGCCACCTCGGCCATGGGCAGGGTCGTCTCATGCAGGAGCTGCCGGGCGAACAGCACGCGCCGCGTCTGGGCGACGGCCACGGGCGAGGCTCCCAGGTGCTGCTGGAACAACCGCCGCAGCTGCCGGTCGCCCACGCCCAGCCGGCCCGCGAGCTCCTCCACCCCGGCGCCGTCGTCATCCAGGCCGCCCTCGGCGATGAGCGCCAGGGCCCGAGCGACGGTGTTGGAGGTGCCCCGCCAGAAGGCGAGGTCCGGTGATGTCTCCGGGCGGCAGCGCAGGCAGGGCCGGTAGCCCGCATCCTGGGCCCCGGCGGCGCTCGGATAGAAGGTGCAGTTCTCGAACCGGGGCGTCCGGGCCGGGCAGATGGGCCGGCAATAGATGCGCGTCGTCCGGACGGCGGTGAAGAACCGGCCGTCGAAGCGGGCATCTCGGGTCTGCATCGCGCGGTAGCACGCGCTGGCGTCCAGGCCGTTCATGAGGGGGCAAACTCCCATACCCGATTGCCGCTGTCTGGCCGCTTTCGGACCTCAATGGGCACGGATTGGACGGGGTGCGTCATCCGTCCCGCCCGGGGTTTGGCCGCCCGGAGAGGTTGCGTTCTGTCAGCCATTGGCGACATGAGATGATCTCGACTCGACAGGGCGGTACGGCGCGTGCAGCCTTTCAAGCAAGATGCCGGAACCCCTACTCGTCGCGGCCGTGGGCGACATCCATGGCCGCTTCCACCGTGTGGAGACGTGGCTGGACGCGCTGGAGCAGGCTCGAGGCCGCCGGGTGGACCTGGTGCTGGCGGTGGGCGACGTCGAAGCCTTCCGCCGCGCGGATGACCACCGGCGCAAGGCCGCCAAGCGAGCCATGCCCGCCGAGTTCGCGGAATACGCGGATGGGCTCCGGCAAGTGAAGCGGCCCCTGTACTTCATCGGGGGCAACAACGAGGACTTCGAGGCGCTGCACGACCTCCAGCAGGGCGGCAAGCTGGCGCCGAACGTGACGTACCTGGGCCGAGCCGGGGTTCGCGAACTGTGTGGACTGCGGGTGGCGTACCTGTCGGGCATCCACGCGCCGCGCTTCGTCGACCAGCCGCTGAAGCCACCCTCCACGCCGGACATGGTGAAGCAGGCCGGCTACTTCCGCACGCCAGAGGTCGAACAGGTGGCGGAGCTGCGCGACGTGGACCTGATGCTGGTCCACGAATGGCCGCGAGGCATCGTCCAGCGCGCGCGGGAGGAGAACCCGTCACCGCCAAGGCCGTTGCCCTCCTATTGGATTGGCAATCCCGTGACGCGGCGGCTCGTGGACACGGTGTTGCCGAAGTGGATGCTGTGCGGCCACTCGCACAAGGGCTTCGCGGTGACGCTGGAGGCCCCGGGACGCCCGGCCACCCGCATCGCCTGCCTGGACCAGGCGGCCAGGGCCCAGGAGTCCATCTTCTGGTTGGAGTACGAGGACCGTCAGGCCCTGCGCGCGGGCTGGGGCCTGTCGGGCGCCGTGTCGTGGACCGCCGGCCAGCGCTGGGACATGAACTCGCTGCCTCCGCTGGCCGCGGAGGGAGAGGGCGCCCCCGCGGAGTTCGGCCTGGGAGAAGCGATGCCGGCGCGGAACTAGAAGGTGCCGGAGATGCCCACCATCCGCGCGCTGGCCACGGGCGCCATCTGGACCTGCCCTGACTGGATGTTCGGCGTGGCCTCGCCCTTCCGGCCATGGAGCAGCAGGGGCACGGCGACGCCGACCGCCGAGCCGAGCAATGCGCCGGTGGCCACGTCCGTGAGGTAGTGCTTGTCGGCGCCCATGCGCAGCAGGCCCACGGAGGTGGCCACGGGCAGGCCCACCGCCCAGAGCCACGCCTGGTGCTTGTAGCCGCGCAGCGCGGCGACGGTGCCCGCGGACACCACCAGCGAGAAGGCGAGGTTGGTGTGCCCGCTGTAGAAGGACAGGTTGTTGTCGCTGGGGTGGTCGGTGAGGCCCTTCTGGTCCTCGGGCAGCACGTGGACGAAGGGGCGCTCGCGGCCGGCGATGAACTTCACCGTCTGGTTCGCCAGGGAGGCGAACACCGCGCTCTGGACGATGATGGTGGCGTCCTGGGCGAAGTAGCGAGTCGGAGCGCCCGAGCCATGGCCCATGGCGTACTGGATGCCGAGCACTCCCGCCGGTAGCGCGCCGAAGCCGATGATGTTGCTCCAGTCGTGGGCCCGTTTGCGGGCGGACGGCGTCGACCCGACGATGCCCCGTCCCCAGCGGTCCAGCCGGTTGAGGCGGTCCGTCCCATCTGGCGCGCGGTCGCACCAGCGGCACTGCGCCGGGGCCAGGTTGTCCTTGAAGAGCGTCTCACTGGAAATCCACAGCACGCCCGCCGCGCCGGTGATGACCCCATCCCGGGTCCAGTCGAAGCGGAGCTCATGGAGCCGCGGCTCGTCCGAGCCGCCTTGCGCGGCGGCGGGGGAGAAGGGGACGACGGTCAGCAGGACGGCAATGGCAAACGCTCGATAAGGGAGGCGCACGGCTGGCAGCATAGGGGCGCAATCCCTTCGGGTTCCAGCGAAGTCCCATGACTTCGTGCGTAGACTCGGCCCGCATGTCTTTGGAGGCGTGCCCCCTCATGCAATTGACTCCCGCGTCGGACCTGCCGCTGCGCGCCCTCTCCACGCTGTTTGCCCGCGCCTTCGAGGGGTATTTCGTCACCGTGCCGGATGCCCCCGGCCTGTTCGACGCACGCGTGCGCAGTGAGCACATCTCGCTGGAGGAAAGCCGCGTCGCGCGCGTGGACGGGGAGCCCGTGGGGCTCGTGTTGATGGCCCGCCGGGGACGGGAGAGCCGCGTGGCGGGAATGGGGGTGGTGCCCGCCTGGCGGAATCGCAAACTGGGCGGTGCCATGCTGCGTCCACTGTTGGAGGACGCGCGAGCGCGGGGCGACACCCGGATGCTGCTGGAGGTCATCGAGCAGAACGCGCCCGCGGTGACGCTCTACGAGCGGCTGGGCTTCCAGCGCGTTCGCCGGCTGGTGGGCTTCATGGGGACGCCCGAGCCCTTGGCGGGTGCCTCCGCGCTGGAGGAAGTGGACCCGTGGGAGTGCGCGCGGCTGCTGCCCGAGGGATTGCCCTGGCAACTGGCTCCCGCGACGGTCATGGGGTTGGCGCTGCCCGCGCGTGCGTTCCGGCTGGGCCCCGCGGTGGCGGTGGTGGCGGATGTGGCGGCGCCCACGCTGGTCGTCCGCTCCGTGGGGGTGGAGCCCTCGGCCCGGGGGCAGGGCGCTGGCCGCGGGCTCCTGGGTGCCCTGGCCGCGCGGTGGCCCGGGAAGGCGCTGGCCGTGAGCGCCGTCGTGCCGGAAGGCCCCCTGGCGCGCTTCTTCCTGGGCGCGGGATTGGGGCCGACTCCGCTCACACAGCTCGAGTTGGAGCTGCCACTGGAGGCGCGCTCATGAGCCCCCGAGACTCGTTGTAAAACCGGGAGGCCCGGCGCGGATATCGATGGACTGGCCGGGAATACGCGGACAGCGGCCGGGCAGGCGCGGAAATGACCTGGGCGGCGGGCCTTGAATGGAGCATGAAAGTCACCCGCCCGGTCGTTCTAGAATCCGCCCCGCATGCCCTTCCGCTCTGGCCGCACCCTCCACGTGTTCCCCGACGCCGGCCGGCGTCAGGCCGCGTTGCGGGCCATGGGCGACGCCAGTGGGCTGAGCGTGGGCGCGCACCTGCTGACCTGGGACGAAATGCTGCAAGCGATGGGCGGCGCGCGGGAGCTCAACCGGCGTCCATGCCCGGCGGTGGCGGCGCGAGCGGTGGTGGCCTCCCTGGGATTGGAGCTGGGGCCTACGCCTTTCGGCGACTATGTGCGAGAGCCCGCCTTCGCGCGCGCCGCGCTGGACGTGGTGCTGGACCTGAAGGCCGGGCGCCTGTCCGCTCGTGAACTTCAGGACGCGGTGGAAATCCTGCCGCAGGAGCGCAGGACCCGGATCCGCGTGATTGCGCGCCTGTACCACCTGTACGAACAGCGGATGGCGGAGCTCTGTCTCGCCGACCGCGAGGATGTGCTGCGCGGTGCACGCGAGGCACTGGGCCGAGGCGCGTGGCCCGTGGGGTTTGAGGGGCTGAGCACGCTTGTGCTTCACGGCGTGTACGACGTGCGGCCCTCGGGGTTGGAGCTGTTGCTCGCGTTGGCGGCGGCGTGTGAGTCCCGTCGGGTGACGTTGCGCGTGGAGACGCCGGTGGGTGGCTCGCCCGCGGCGGACGCGGCGCTGACGGCGCTGTTCCGCGCCTTCGAGAACCGCGGCGATTCCATGACGCACGTGGACCTCTTCAAGGCGGACGTCTCCTTCGAGGGCCGGCCTTTCATCGACCTGGGACGCCACCTCTTCTCGCCTCGGGCGCCGCGCGACGTGTTGAAGGACGCGGTGCCGTCCCTGCGCGTGTGGAACGCGGCCACGGCCCGTGACGAGGCGCGTCTGTTGGCTCGGGACGTGCGGCGCCTGCTGGCCGAAGGCGTGGCGCCCGGCGACATCGCGGTGGCGTACCGCGAGCTGGGGCCCGAGGCCGGCTGGCTCGCGGAGTCGCTGGGGGAACTGGGCGTGCCGGTGCGCCTGCCCTGGGGCGAGCCGCTGGGACTCGCCGGGCCCGTGCGTCTGGCGCTGGACCTGCCGCTGCTGGTGGAGGATGGCTTCCCGGTCGAGCGCATGGCGGACCTGATGGGCAGCCGCTATGCGCCAAAGCTGTCACGCGGTGGACCGGATGCGCCCGCGACGCTCTTTGCCCAGGCCGCCGTGCGCGATGACCGGCTGGGCGCGGTGCGAGGCCGGGGCGCCTACGACGTGCGATTGGACGGGCTGGCCCGGCGGCTGCTCGCGCTCAGCGGTACGCGCAAGGCGCAGGACAGCACCCGAGTCGACGCCGTGAAGTTGCTGCGTGAGCGCTGTCTGCTGTTGGTGGACGCCTGCCGCCGCATTCCCGAAGAAGGCACCGCCGCGGAGTTGCTCGCGGCGTGGTGGCAGGTGGTGGAGCGGCTGGGCCTCGTGGATTCGGAGGGCGCGTTGGCGCCACGCGAGGAGGGTGGGTTGGGCGCGCGCGCGGCGGATGCGCGGGCTCGGGATGATGCCGCGCGCGAAGCGCTCCGCCTGCGGGTGCAGGGTCTGACGCGGATGATGAAGGCGGTGGGCGGCGGACCGAAGATGCGCCGCCGGACTTTTGGCCGTTGGCTGCGTGACGCGATGGCGGATGCGCACCTTCCTCCGCGCGGGCCCCGTGGTGCCGCCGTCGAGGTGCTCGACGTGGCCGAGCTGCCGGGCCGTTCCTTCCAGCACCTCTTCCTCGCGGGGCTGACGGAAGGCCGCTTCCCCGGGCGTGACGCACCGTCTCCGCTATTGGCGGACGCGGAGCGCGCCGCGCTCAACAAACATCTGGGCCGCGACGTCTTCCGGCTCACGGGCGGCGAGTTCGACGAGCGCGCGGCGTGGCGCCTCACCGAGGACCGCCTGCTGTTCGCCAGCGCACTTGCTGCCGCCGAGGCGAGCGTCAGCCTGTCCTTCGCGGTGGAGTCCGCGGGCGGTCAGGAGCAGGTACCATCGGCGTTCCTGGAAGAGGTGCGCCGGCTCACCGCGCTGAAGTGGGAGCCGCGCTCGCTGTCACCCATTCCGCCGCTGGACGAAGTGCTCACCGAGTCCGAGCTGCGCCGCTGCGTGGCGCTGGAAGCCCTGTCCCAGCCCAAGCTGCGCGTCACCGAACCCGATGCGGCGGCCGCGGTGCTCCGGCGCCGCTTCGCACCCGAAGCCTGGTACGCGGGCGCGCGCGAGCTGTCGGAAGTGGAGATGGAGCGCCTGTTTTTCTTCGGCGATCCGCAAGTGCAGCCCGGCCCGTACTCCGGCTCGGTGGACCTCGACACGCAGCGCGAGTCCCTGCGCGAGACGTTCCGTTTCGACATCACCCGGCCGCTCTCCGCGTCGGCGCTGGCGCGCTTCGGCAACTGCGGCTTCCAGGGCTTCCTTTCATATGGCCTGAAGGTGGCCGAGCCGGACGTGCCGGGCGAGGAGTTCGACGCCCGGGGCCGTGGCACCTTCTGGCACAAGGTCGTGGAGGAGGTCTTCGCGGCGCTGAAGGAGAAGCAGCTGTTGGGCAAGGCGCCGGAGGAGGTTCCGGACGAGGTGCTGGACGCCGCGCTCAAGGCCGCCATCAAGGACTTCGAGCGCGTGCACCACGTGGGGCATCCGGAGCTGTGGAAGCTGGCGCATGAGCGGGCCCGAGCGATGGCTCGCCGCATCCTCGTGGACGAGCGGCGCGGTCTGCCCTTCGACGCGATGACGCCGGAGAACTTCGAGTTCCGCTTCGGACCCGCCGCCCGTGACGACAAGTGGAGCAACGTCGTGCTGCACGCAGGCGAGGAGCCCGTGTACTTCGAGGGAACCATCGACCGGCTCGACAAGTCGGGCGGCGAGGTGGGTGTCATCGACTACAAGTCGGGCCGGCTGGACAAGCGCTCGCTGAAGGAGCGGCTGCTGACGTCGGACTTCCAGCTCCCGCTGTACCTCTACGCGGCGCGCGAGAGCGGCCACACGGAAGCGCGGCAGGCCGCGTGGTTCTCTCTGCGCACGGGCATGGCCATCCGCCTGTCCGAGGTCATCTCCGACGTGGAGCTGGACGAGCTGCTGTCGAAGGACCCCGAGGTCCGCGCGAAGGTGGCGGAGAAGGAAGGCCTCAACCTGCCCAACGCCGTGGAGGCACTGGTGGGCACACTGCGGCAGGGCCAGTTCGCCGCGCGGCCCCAGGACTGCGGGACGTGTGGCTATCGCGCGGTGTGCCGGATTACGGACAGGCGCATCACGGAGGACGGGGGATGAGCGGCGAGCCGTCCCTCTTCGCGTTGGAGCGCAACCTCGCCCTGATGGCGGGCGCCGGCGCGGGCAAGACATACAGCCTGGTCACCATGACGTTGCACCTGCTGGCCGGCGCGCGCGAGGCCGGCGGTGCGGTGCGCCCGTCGCGGCTGTGCATGCTCACGTTCACGGACAAGGCCGCCGCGGAGATGCGCGCCCGCGTTCGCCATCGTCTGGACGGGCTGGCCCAGGGCGACACGCGCCTGGACCAGGAAGTGGAGCTGCGAGCGTCGCTGGCGCGGTTGGACAAGCCGTTCCCGCTGCCGGACGCCTGGCGGCAACTGCGTGAGGAACTGGGCGCGGCCACGGTGGGTACCTTCCACTCGCTGTGCGGCCAGTTGCTGCGGCGCGCGCCGCCCGCGGTGGGAATCGACCCGAACTTCGAGGTGCTGGACTCGCTCGAGGCGACGGGGCTGGTGCAGGACGTCTGCGAGCGCGTGGTGCTGGACGCACTGGAAGCCGGTGACGCGCAGGTCCGGGAGCTGTGTCAGGAGCTGGGCTTCTCCGGCTCGGGTTTCTCTGATGGGCTGGTGGCCGCGTTGGTGGCCGTCTACGGCAAGCTGCGCGAGGAAGGGCTGCGCGCGGAGAAGGCCGCCGTGAGTGACGCCGCCGAAGCGCGCGCGGAGCTGGAGTCGTCGGTCACCCGGTGCCTGGAGCTGTGCGCCGAGGCGCGGGGCCTGGACGCGAAGGGCGAGTGGAGCCGGTTGCTGGGCGGGCTGGAGCGCGCGCTCAACGGCATGACGCCCGAGAACTTCGGGCAGGGCGAGCGCTTCCCGTGGCTGCGCGCGTGCTTCAAGGCGGATGGTCGCAACTTCGCGCGGCTCAGCAAGGGGGCCGCGGGGCCCGTGCGAGAGTTCTACTGGCGCGTCTTCGGCAAGAGCGATGGCTCCGTGCCCCGGTTGGATGATGCCTGGGCCGCGTGGCGCACCGCGCCCTTCGAGGTGACGTTCCGCGAACTGCTGACGCGTGTGGAGACGCGGCACGACACGGAGTTGTCCCGCCGCAACGTGCTGGACTTCACGTCCCTGCTGGTGAAGTCGCGCGACCTGCTCCGCGCGCATCCCGAGTTCCGCCGCCAGGTGCAGGAGCGCATCGGCGCGCTGCTGGTGGACGAGTTCCAGGACACCAACCGCCTCCAGTTGGAGCTGGTGCTGCTGCTGGCGGAGAAGCGCGAGGACGGCCCGCGCGAGCTGCCGCCGGACGCGGACCTGGCGACGGCGCTGCCGCTGGAGCCCGCCTTCCTCTGTGCGGTGGGTGACCGCAAGCAGTCCATCTATGAGTTCCGCGGCGCGGACGTGTCCGTCTTCTCCGTGCTGGCGAAGAAGCTGGTGGACGAGGGCGGCACGCGCGGCTTCCTCCAGCACAACCGCCGCTCCGTGCCCGGGCTGCTGTCGTTCTTCAATCGCACCTTCGCGGGGGTGCTCGTCGCCGCCGATGCCCGGGCGCCTCGGCCCTTCGAGGTCATCTACGTTCCGGAGCAGGACGACCTCGCCGCGGTGAGGCCGTCGCTGTCGGACGCGCCGGTGGTGGAGCGGCTGCAACTGGAGGAAGCGGACACGGCGGCGGACCTGCGCTGGCTGGACGCGGATGCGATTGCCCGGCGGCTGCGGTGCCTGCTGGCGCCGGGGGCACCTGCGTCCGTGGCGCGCGAGGATGGCGAAGGTTTGCGTCCCGCACGGGGCGGAGACGTGGCCATGCTCTTCCGGACCTTCACGCACCTGGAGGTGTACCGGCAGGCGCTCATCCGCCACGGTGTCCCGCACCGCGTGCTGCGCGGTCGTGGCTTCTACGGCGCGCAGGAGGTGCTGGACCTGGCCTCGCTGCTCGCGCTGCTGGCGGATGCCGAGGATGCCTTGGCCTTCGCGGCGGTGCTGCGCTCACCCTTGGTGGGGTTGAAGGACGCGTCACTGTTCCTCCTGGCGGGAGACGCGCCCCTGTCCTTGTCGTCGCCCCGGCTGACGAACCCGGAGGTGTTGGCTTCGTTGTCCGAGCGTGAGCGGCAGCGCCTGGAGCGTTTCCTCGCCGCGCTTCCCGGCCTGAGGCGCGAGCGCGACCGGATGGGCGTGCGGGAGCTGTTGGTATCCGCGCTGGACGTGACCGGCTACCGCGAAGCGCTGGCGGGCTCGCCGTATGCGGAGCAAGCCAGCGCCAACGTCGAGAAGCTGCTGGCGCTGGCGTCGCGGCGGGACGAGCGCGGCACGGGCGGCTGCGTGGCCTTCGCGCGCGAGCTGCGGATGCT from Myxococcus xanthus encodes the following:
- a CDS encoding GNAT family N-acetyltransferase; the protein is MQLTPASDLPLRALSTLFARAFEGYFVTVPDAPGLFDARVRSEHISLEESRVARVDGEPVGLVLMARRGRESRVAGMGVVPAWRNRKLGGAMLRPLLEDARARGDTRMLLEVIEQNAPAVTLYERLGFQRVRRLVGFMGTPEPLAGASALEEVDPWECARLLPEGLPWQLAPATVMGLALPARAFRLGPAVAVVADVAAPTLVVRSVGVEPSARGQGAGRGLLGALAARWPGKALAVSAVVPEGPLARFFLGAGLGPTPLTQLELELPLEARS
- a CDS encoding PD-(D/E)XK nuclease family protein, with translation MPFRSGRTLHVFPDAGRRQAALRAMGDASGLSVGAHLLTWDEMLQAMGGARELNRRPCPAVAARAVVASLGLELGPTPFGDYVREPAFARAALDVVLDLKAGRLSARELQDAVEILPQERRTRIRVIARLYHLYEQRMAELCLADREDVLRGAREALGRGAWPVGFEGLSTLVLHGVYDVRPSGLELLLALAAACESRRVTLRVETPVGGSPAADAALTALFRAFENRGDSMTHVDLFKADVSFEGRPFIDLGRHLFSPRAPRDVLKDAVPSLRVWNAATARDEARLLARDVRRLLAEGVAPGDIAVAYRELGPEAGWLAESLGELGVPVRLPWGEPLGLAGPVRLALDLPLLVEDGFPVERMADLMGSRYAPKLSRGGPDAPATLFAQAAVRDDRLGAVRGRGAYDVRLDGLARRLLALSGTRKAQDSTRVDAVKLLRERCLLLVDACRRIPEEGTAAELLAAWWQVVERLGLVDSEGALAPREEGGLGARAADARARDDAAREALRLRVQGLTRMMKAVGGGPKMRRRTFGRWLRDAMADAHLPPRGPRGAAVEVLDVAELPGRSFQHLFLAGLTEGRFPGRDAPSPLLADAERAALNKHLGRDVFRLTGGEFDERAAWRLTEDRLLFASALAAAEASVSLSFAVESAGGQEQVPSAFLEEVRRLTALKWEPRSLSPIPPLDEVLTESELRRCVALEALSQPKLRVTEPDAAAAVLRRRFAPEAWYAGARELSEVEMERLFFFGDPQVQPGPYSGSVDLDTQRESLRETFRFDITRPLSASALARFGNCGFQGFLSYGLKVAEPDVPGEEFDARGRGTFWHKVVEEVFAALKEKQLLGKAPEEVPDEVLDAALKAAIKDFERVHHVGHPELWKLAHERARAMARRILVDERRGLPFDAMTPENFEFRFGPAARDDKWSNVVLHAGEEPVYFEGTIDRLDKSGGEVGVIDYKSGRLDKRSLKERLLTSDFQLPLYLYAARESGHTEARQAAWFSLRTGMAIRLSEVISDVELDELLSKDPEVRAKVAEKEGLNLPNAVEALVGTLRQGQFAARPQDCGTCGYRAVCRITDRRITEDGG
- a CDS encoding UvrD-helicase domain-containing protein, whose product is MSGEPSLFALERNLALMAGAGAGKTYSLVTMTLHLLAGAREAGGAVRPSRLCMLTFTDKAAAEMRARVRHRLDGLAQGDTRLDQEVELRASLARLDKPFPLPDAWRQLREELGAATVGTFHSLCGQLLRRAPPAVGIDPNFEVLDSLEATGLVQDVCERVVLDALEAGDAQVRELCQELGFSGSGFSDGLVAALVAVYGKLREEGLRAEKAAVSDAAEARAELESSVTRCLELCAEARGLDAKGEWSRLLGGLERALNGMTPENFGQGERFPWLRACFKADGRNFARLSKGAAGPVREFYWRVFGKSDGSVPRLDDAWAAWRTAPFEVTFRELLTRVETRHDTELSRRNVLDFTSLLVKSRDLLRAHPEFRRQVQERIGALLVDEFQDTNRLQLELVLLLAEKREDGPRELPPDADLATALPLEPAFLCAVGDRKQSIYEFRGADVSVFSVLAKKLVDEGGTRGFLQHNRRSVPGLLSFFNRTFAGVLVAADARAPRPFEVIYVPEQDDLAAVRPSLSDAPVVERLQLEEADTAADLRWLDADAIARRLRCLLAPGAPASVAREDGEGLRPARGGDVAMLFRTFTHLEVYRQALIRHGVPHRVLRGRGFYGAQEVLDLASLLALLADAEDALAFAAVLRSPLVGLKDASLFLLAGDAPLSLSSPRLTNPEVLASLSERERQRLERFLAALPGLRRERDRMGVRELLVSALDVTGYREALAGSPYAEQASANVEKLLALASRRDERGTGGCVAFARELRMLAENNPTEAQADLLDASDPRAVQLLTIHSAKGLEWPVVVVPSTGGRRRSTSGRAHFERTHGISLRPWVPDSLDDYTSSRFDAVRAELKAREDAEYRRLLYVALTRAKDMLVLAGGAEPRGGKDSWWHLIDGRLEVDAELRGLVDDLDVDTLPPPADPEPPGPDALLLAEARVEAALLRVRGQRVAHAESLGAAVASAEALQDFIACPRRFHYVHRLGLRGAPWPWEMLPRGAPPLVEPDGWLPAERPEDLVQRLLRGVDLRLAAPDVDASERRAHLETLLRDAGALPDEEGMHAVLNTVERFLTSAFARELARVPSQTIHRGLPFMLALEGEVGVEGAVDLLWESPHGEAVVVAFKHGGRHPLGAAAYTYELAALGLVARRMVREGVPVRVGVVFLREPQPEPEWLSGTRGLEEAAGRLAGAARAVARGEARGEWDGREKAACQALHCGFAEHCHPAPRAC